DNA sequence from the Sebaldella sp. S0638 genome:
AACGAAGAACTTTTCCAATTCCTTCATTCATTGTACAGTATGCTTTTTTTCCGTCTGTATTATTTTTTACTACAAGCATAGGCATGTTTCCTGTAGTTATACCTCCCATAGGACCTACTGCATCTACACTGTGACATGGTATAAATTTTACTCCGCCTTCTGAAAGAAGTTTTCTTGCTCCTTCTTCTGTTGTTTCCCAGCCTTCGAATAATACCGCCCCTACACAAGAACCTTTCATAGGGTCTGTCATATCTTCCCATTTCATAGGAGGGCCTGCATGGAGTATAACTCTTTCATTTAATTCCTGTATTACTTCTTTTCCAGGTTTTACATCAATTAAAAACGGCTGTGCTTCTGTGATTTTCTGTATCACTGCTTCGTTTGCCTCATCTATTGTTTTATAGTTCATTTTATATCCTCCTCTGTTTTATTTGAGCTTCTTCAATATTTCTGCAAGTCTTTTGTCTCCGCCGGCAATTGGCGCCCAGTTATACTGAATTACTTTTGCATCATATTTTTTTACTGTCTCTGCAAATTTTCCAAGACCTATATTGATAATCACTGGTTCTGTGTTTATAAGGTCTGACTTTGCTTCTGTGTTATTTTTTTCTGCATCTGTATTATTAGTTTCATTTTTTTCAAGTGATTTAATTATTTCCACAGCCATTCTTGTTGCCTGTGCATTACTTTCACATACTATTGCACCGCTGTCTTTAAGCTTTTTATATTGCTCGCTGTATTTTTGCGGATCGTTTTCAGTACCTGTTATAGAAGCAATAAATACTATTTTTTTATAAGCAGAATCTTCTTTTATCTCTTTTATTACCGGAGCAAATACCCCTGCCATGTCCTCATGACCGCCGTAACCAATTACATTATCCAGTAAGATAACTGCTGTTTCAGGCCTTTTTGCCATTTCATATACCATATCCACTCTTATGCTTGGATCTATCATTGGATGCGGTCTTCCTTTTGTATAAAAGTCATCTCCAAGATCTATTATTTCATGACCGTTATAGTGCAGCATCATTCCTTTATCATGTGATCCGCTGTCCTCTATTCCATAATGGTCTCTTATTATCATTCCTGTTTCCGCAGCTAATGTTCCCCCGCAGTAAAGTCCTTTTATTGCTCTCTGTTCTTTATTTTCTGTAATATCTTTTACTTCTTTTATATCTTTTCTGATATTTTTTTCTGATATTTTATATTTTTCTGCAATTTCCACTGTTTTCAATGCTGTATCTTCAAGAGTATGAGTATAGAAAACATTATCATGATTTTCTCTTTTTTTATCTCCTAAAAAATTTGCTACTACTGGTTTTCCAAGAGTTTTAAATGTTTCTATTACTTTATCCCTTACTTCCGGTGCAGGTGGTTTTGATATAAACACTATTACATCTGTATCGTCATCTGATGCCAGCAGCTTCAGTGCTTCTATTGCTGTTATTGCTTCTATCTGTG
Encoded proteins:
- a CDS encoding acyl-CoA synthetase FdrA, whose protein sequence is MLYTIIKKNSYQDSVNLMLLTKELSAEEGIEKISVMMGTPANKEIFANSGLYTEELEAATPNDICIVIDTEDEGEIDGILENIESFLKNQSSKSKGKKIPVARTWDSALRKLPDANLAIISIPGEYAADETSRALEKGLNVFLFSDNVSIEDEKRIKEEARAKGLLVMGPDCGTGIIGGLPLAFANVIDKGNIGIVGASGTGIQEISTIISRKGYGITQAIGTGGRDLSAQIEAITAIEALKLLASDDDTDVIVFISKPPAPEVRDKVIETFKTLGKPVVANFLGDKKRENHDNVFYTHTLEDTALKTVEIAEKYKISEKNIRKDIKEVKDITENKEQRAIKGLYCGGTLAAETGMIIRDHYGIEDSGSHDKGMMLHYNGHEIIDLGDDFYTKGRPHPMIDPSIRVDMVYEMAKRPETAVILLDNVIGYGGHEDMAGVFAPVIKEIKEDSAYKKIVFIASITGTENDPQKYSEQYKKLKDSGAIVCESNAQATRMAVEIIKSLEKNETNNTDAEKNNTEAKSDLINTEPVIINIGLGKFAETVKKYDAKVIQYNWAPIAGGDKRLAEILKKLK